A DNA window from Aminipila luticellarii contains the following coding sequences:
- a CDS encoding ABC transporter ATP-binding protein: protein MAAFKKTHTAQKGTGKKVLDYLKRYRLLLILSILFAALTVVLTLYVPILIGNTIDLIVGKDRVNFSGILLLLGEIGVIVGITGLLQWIMNTINNKITFQVIRDVRKEAFQKIEKLPLKYIDAHAYGEIVSRVIADVDQFADGLLLGFTQLFTGALTIFGTLFFMFSISWKIALVVVVLTPLSLFVARFIAKKTYRMFWLQSEARGQQTALIDEMIHGQKVVQAFSHEQEVMKQFDKINDRLTKYSLHATFFSSITNPATRFINSLVYAGVGLAGALSCVATGGAFTVGQLSCFLSYASQYTKPFNEISGVITELQNALACASRIFELIEEEPQMPDSDSAVRLEGVQGNVSMENVEFSYTPDKKLIRNFNLTVKPGQRIAIVGPTGCGKTTVINLLMRFYDVDSGCIQVESCDIRQVTRKSLRHSYGMVLQDTWLKSGTIRENLTMGKPEATDEEIIAAAKTTHAHSFIKRLPNGYDTVIGEDGGSLSQGQKQLLCITRVMLCLPPMLILDEATSSIDTRTELKIQEAFSLLMRGRTSFIVAHRLSTIQEADVILVMKDGNIIEQGKHEELLNKNGFYANLYNSQFSA from the coding sequence ATGGCGGCTTTTAAGAAAACTCATACGGCTCAAAAGGGCACCGGGAAAAAAGTGCTGGATTATTTAAAGCGCTACCGTCTGCTTTTGATCCTTTCCATACTTTTTGCCGCTCTGACGGTTGTTCTGACTCTTTACGTGCCTATTCTCATTGGTAATACCATAGATCTGATCGTTGGAAAGGACAGGGTGAACTTCTCAGGCATCCTGCTGCTGCTTGGGGAAATAGGGGTTATCGTTGGCATTACCGGCCTTCTGCAATGGATTATGAATACGATCAACAATAAAATTACCTTTCAGGTCATCCGTGATGTCCGTAAAGAAGCCTTCCAAAAAATTGAAAAGCTTCCGCTGAAATATATTGATGCCCATGCCTATGGGGAAATCGTCAGCCGTGTCATTGCAGACGTAGATCAGTTTGCAGACGGTCTTCTCCTTGGATTTACACAGTTGTTTACCGGAGCTCTAACGATTTTTGGTACACTGTTCTTTATGTTTTCCATCAGCTGGAAAATTGCTCTTGTAGTCGTCGTTTTAACTCCCCTGTCTTTGTTCGTAGCACGTTTCATTGCCAAGAAGACCTATCGGATGTTCTGGCTGCAGTCCGAAGCCCGCGGGCAACAGACTGCTCTTATTGATGAAATGATTCATGGTCAAAAAGTAGTGCAGGCCTTTTCTCATGAACAGGAAGTGATGAAACAATTCGATAAAATCAATGACCGCCTTACAAAATACTCCCTCCATGCCACTTTTTTCTCCTCTATTACCAATCCGGCTACCCGTTTTATAAACAGTCTGGTCTATGCCGGAGTAGGTCTGGCAGGAGCATTAAGCTGTGTTGCAACCGGAGGTGCCTTCACCGTAGGACAGCTTTCCTGTTTTTTGAGTTATGCCAGCCAGTATACCAAGCCTTTCAATGAAATCTCAGGCGTTATTACAGAGCTTCAAAATGCTCTGGCCTGTGCTTCCAGAATATTTGAATTAATAGAAGAGGAGCCTCAGATGCCGGATTCAGACTCCGCTGTAAGATTGGAAGGCGTTCAGGGAAATGTCTCTATGGAGAATGTAGAATTTTCCTATACGCCGGATAAAAAATTAATACGTAATTTTAATCTTACGGTAAAGCCCGGACAGCGAATTGCAATCGTTGGCCCTACTGGATGCGGCAAAACTACAGTGATCAATCTGCTGATGCGGTTTTATGACGTTGACAGCGGATGCATTCAGGTAGAATCATGTGATATTCGTCAAGTCACCCGCAAGAGCCTGCGGCACAGCTATGGCATGGTCCTGCAGGACACATGGCTGAAATCCGGAACCATTCGGGAAAATCTCACCATGGGAAAACCGGAGGCCACAGACGAAGAAATTATTGCTGCGGCAAAAACCACTCATGCACACAGCTTTATTAAGCGGCTTCCCAATGGGTATGATACCGTCATAGGCGAAGACGGCGGAAGCTTGTCTCAAGGCCAGAAGCAGCTTTTATGCATTACACGCGTCATGCTGTGCCTGCCGCCTATGTTGATTCTGGATGAAGCAACTTCCTCTATCGACACCCGTACGGAGCTTAAAATACAAGAAGCCTTTTCCCTGCTCATGCGCGGAAGAACCAGCTTTATCGTGGCACATCGCCTATCCACAATTCAAGAAGCAGACGTGATTCTGGTCATGAAGGACGGTAATATCATTGAACAGGGCAAGCACGAGGAACTTCTTAACAAGAATGGGTTTTATGCAAACTTATATAACAGTCAGTTTTCCGCATAA
- a CDS encoding ABC transporter ATP-binding protein — MKKLLIYLKDYKKESILGPLFKLLEASFELLVPLVIARIIDHGIRYADTGYIFRMCLLLAALGTIGLACSITAQYYAAKAAAGFAKNLRHALFAHIQSFSYSELDTLGTSTMITRMTSDMNQVQSGVNLTLRLLLRSPFIVFGAMIMAFMLDVQSALVFVAAIIFLSVVIFGIMLWCIPLYKKVQSKLDQVLRITRENLTGVRVIRAFCMEEDEIRKFEGCNEELTQIQKYVGRISALMNPITYIIINLSIIWLIWTGAIRVNMGIITQGTVVALYNYMSQILAELVKLANLIITINKSIACGNRIQEIFEISSDFTESEHIPAPKNSLFMVEFNHVDLRYKNAGDNALTDINFKVRPGEIVGIIGGTGSGKSSLVNMIPRFYEASAGDILVDGIPVKEYPVNMLRDKIGVVPQKSILFKGTIRSNMKWGKQNATDEEIFQALEIAQAKEVTENKGGLDYMVDQGGKNLSGGQKQRFTIARALVRQPEILILDDSSSALDFATDAALRKAIGTMENRPTVFVVSQRISSVKHCDQIIVLDDGAVAGIGTDKNLMQSCKVYQEIYASQFRKEDSAHGGF, encoded by the coding sequence TTGAAAAAGCTATTAATTTACTTAAAAGATTACAAAAAAGAAAGCATTCTCGGTCCTCTTTTCAAACTCTTAGAGGCCTCCTTTGAATTATTGGTACCGCTTGTCATAGCCAGAATTATTGATCACGGTATCCGATATGCGGATACGGGCTATATTTTCCGCATGTGCCTGCTCTTAGCAGCTCTTGGGACCATCGGTCTGGCCTGCTCCATCACCGCCCAATATTATGCGGCAAAGGCGGCTGCCGGGTTTGCGAAAAATCTAAGACATGCGTTGTTCGCACATATTCAATCCTTTTCTTATTCCGAATTGGACACGCTCGGCACTTCAACCATGATTACCCGAATGACCAGTGATATGAATCAAGTACAATCCGGTGTAAATCTGACACTTCGGTTGCTGCTTCGTTCGCCCTTCATTGTGTTTGGTGCCATGATCATGGCCTTTATGCTTGATGTCCAGTCTGCACTGGTGTTTGTTGCAGCCATTATTTTTCTGTCTGTTGTAATATTTGGCATCATGCTCTGGTGCATCCCGCTCTATAAGAAAGTGCAATCAAAGCTGGATCAGGTTCTTCGTATCACCAGAGAAAACCTCACCGGAGTTCGTGTTATCCGTGCTTTTTGCATGGAAGAAGATGAAATCCGCAAATTTGAAGGTTGTAATGAAGAACTGACTCAAATTCAAAAATATGTCGGCCGCATTTCTGCTCTGATGAATCCCATTACTTATATTATCATCAATCTGTCTATCATCTGGCTCATCTGGACCGGTGCAATCCGAGTAAATATGGGAATCATCACACAGGGCACCGTTGTAGCTTTATATAACTATATGTCCCAGATCCTTGCAGAACTGGTTAAGCTGGCAAACCTCATTATTACAATTAATAAATCTATTGCATGCGGGAACCGTATTCAAGAGATTTTTGAGATTTCTTCCGATTTTACGGAATCAGAACATATACCTGCCCCTAAAAACAGCCTCTTTATGGTTGAATTCAATCACGTGGACCTCCGCTATAAAAATGCCGGAGATAACGCTCTGACAGATATTAATTTCAAAGTAAGGCCCGGAGAAATCGTCGGAATCATCGGCGGTACCGGTTCGGGGAAATCCTCGCTTGTGAACATGATTCCCCGATTCTACGAAGCGTCGGCAGGAGACATTCTAGTTGACGGAATCCCTGTGAAAGAATATCCCGTCAACATGCTGCGGGATAAGATCGGCGTCGTTCCCCAGAAGTCCATCCTGTTTAAAGGAACCATCCGTTCCAACATGAAATGGGGAAAACAGAACGCAACGGATGAAGAGATTTTTCAGGCGCTGGAGATTGCGCAGGCTAAAGAGGTTACGGAAAATAAAGGCGGGCTGGATTATATGGTCGATCAAGGCGGCAAGAATCTTTCCGGCGGCCAGAAACAGCGTTTTACCATTGCCCGAGCATTGGTAAGGCAGCCGGAAATCCTTATTCTGGATGACAGCTCCTCCGCACTGGATTTTGCAACAGATGCGGCTCTCCGCAAGGCCATTGGCACCATGGAGAACCGACCTACCGTATTTGTTGTTTCTCAGCGGATTTCTTCAGTAAAGCACTGTGACCAGATCATCGTTCTGGATGACGGTGCGGTTGCCGGAATCGGTACGGATAAAAACCTGATGCAATCCTGCAAGGTCTATCAGGAAATATATGCATCCCAGTTCAGAAAGGAGGACTCTGCTCATGGCGGCTTTTAA
- a CDS encoding VOC family protein gives MRFCWSTLNVKNLDESITFYQEILGLEMSRRVSGGPNTEIAFLGEAGQTEIELICDGDNQSVNVGPDISWGFEVDSLDKALEKVKEKGIKVESGPIQPNPHVKFFFIKDPNGMRIQLVEQIA, from the coding sequence ATGAGATTTTGTTGGAGCACATTAAATGTGAAGAACTTGGACGAATCGATTACATTTTATCAGGAAATTCTTGGTCTGGAGATGAGCAGAAGGGTCAGCGGCGGGCCGAACACAGAGATCGCCTTTTTAGGGGAGGCCGGCCAAACAGAAATCGAGCTGATCTGTGACGGAGACAACCAATCTGTCAACGTTGGTCCGGATATTTCGTGGGGTTTTGAAGTGGATTCTCTCGATAAGGCACTGGAGAAGGTGAAAGAAAAGGGAATAAAAGTGGAAAGCGGGCCAATTCAGCCGAACCCGCATGTAAAGTTTTTCTTTATTAAGGATCCCAACGGCATGAGGATACAACTGGTTGAACAAATTGCTTAG
- a CDS encoding thioredoxin domain-containing protein, which produces MSENTKPNLLINETSPYLLQHAHNPVNWYPWCDEAFKRAKEEDKPIFLSIGYSTCHWCHVMAHESFEDQQVADILNTHFVCIKVDKEERPDIDSIYMAVCQAFTGSGGWPTSIFMTYEQKPFFAGTYFPKGSNYGMMGFIDLLDAIIQNWQTNRHQLLETSEEVIRQLHAPAKKSESIDGMLIDEAVQLFEKGFDKTYGGFGNAPKFPMPHNLLFLMNYYGAKPDKSILEMIETTLLHMYKGGIFDHIGYGFSRYSTDRYFLVPHFEKMLYDNALLLMSYTKAFELTEKEIYKQIAQKTAQYVLREMTSPEGGFYCAQDADSEGIEGKYYVFDYDEITRLLGEETGKAFNAYYGISEKGNFEGRNIPNLLHHTNMDDRFRECLPKLYKYRKSRAQLHLDDKILTSWNALMIAAFAEMYRVLGEETYLKAAEKADQFITENLQEEDALFVSFREGVRSSRGFLDDYAFYIFALIKLYEATLNTDYLNRAADLCRKTIEEFWDEENGGFYLYGKENQQLIIVPKETYDGAIPSGNSVMAYNLVKLSHILEVREFMEKENQQLEFMSASAKEYPAGYSFFLTALWMHLNPPEHMVCVLADPADLGKIKGRRRHGVDIKVLEAPTAEYPLINDKTTFYVCRNHSCLPPTNEGTKAFEIKEDV; this is translated from the coding sequence ATGTCTGAAAATACAAAACCGAATTTATTGATAAATGAGACTTCTCCCTATTTACTGCAGCACGCTCATAACCCGGTAAATTGGTATCCATGGTGCGATGAAGCGTTTAAAAGAGCAAAGGAAGAGGACAAGCCGATTTTTTTAAGCATCGGTTATAGTACTTGTCACTGGTGTCATGTGATGGCTCACGAAAGCTTTGAGGATCAGCAGGTAGCAGATATTCTGAATACACATTTTGTGTGTATAAAGGTGGATAAAGAGGAACGGCCGGATATCGACAGCATTTATATGGCAGTATGTCAGGCATTCACGGGCAGTGGAGGATGGCCTACCAGCATTTTTATGACGTATGAGCAAAAGCCGTTTTTTGCCGGAACTTATTTTCCTAAAGGATCGAACTATGGTATGATGGGATTCATAGACCTGCTGGACGCGATTATTCAGAATTGGCAGACGAACCGGCACCAACTATTAGAAACCTCGGAAGAGGTGATCCGGCAGCTTCATGCTCCGGCTAAAAAAAGTGAATCCATTGATGGTATGCTGATAGATGAAGCAGTGCAGCTTTTTGAAAAAGGCTTTGATAAAACCTATGGCGGATTTGGCAATGCTCCAAAATTCCCCATGCCGCACAACCTATTGTTTTTAATGAATTATTATGGAGCCAAGCCGGATAAAAGTATTCTGGAAATGATTGAGACCACCTTGCTTCATATGTATAAAGGCGGCATATTTGATCACATCGGATATGGATTTTCAAGGTATTCCACAGACCGATATTTTCTGGTACCTCATTTTGAAAAAATGCTTTATGACAATGCTCTTTTACTGATGAGCTATACGAAAGCCTTTGAGCTGACAGAAAAGGAAATCTATAAACAGATTGCGCAGAAGACAGCACAATACGTTCTGCGTGAAATGACAAGCCCTGAGGGCGGATTTTATTGTGCACAGGATGCGGACAGTGAGGGGATAGAGGGGAAATACTACGTATTTGATTATGATGAAATCACAAGGCTGCTGGGAGAAGAGACCGGTAAAGCGTTTAACGCATATTATGGGATTTCGGAAAAAGGAAATTTTGAAGGCAGAAATATTCCGAATCTGCTGCATCATACCAATATGGATGACCGATTCCGGGAATGTCTTCCAAAGCTTTATAAATATAGAAAGTCCCGCGCACAGCTTCATCTGGATGATAAAATCCTGACTTCCTGGAATGCCTTGATGATTGCTGCATTTGCGGAAATGTATCGTGTGCTTGGAGAAGAAACGTATCTGAAAGCTGCTGAAAAAGCCGATCAATTTATTACGGAAAACCTACAGGAGGAGGATGCCTTATTTGTCAGTTTCCGTGAAGGAGTCCGTTCATCCAGAGGATTCTTGGATGATTATGCTTTTTATATTTTTGCCCTGATCAAGTTATATGAGGCTACCTTAAATACGGATTATTTGAACAGGGCAGCCGATCTTTGCCGCAAGACGATAGAAGAATTTTGGGATGAGGAGAACGGCGGCTTTTATCTCTATGGAAAAGAAAATCAGCAGCTCATTATAGTCCCTAAAGAGACTTACGACGGAGCCATCCCCAGCGGTAACTCTGTCATGGCTTATAATTTGGTCAAGCTTTCACATATTTTGGAAGTAAGGGAATTTATGGAAAAGGAGAATCAGCAGTTGGAATTTATGTCTGCTTCGGCTAAAGAATATCCGGCAGGATACAGCTTTTTCTTGACCGCTCTGTGGATGCATTTGAATCCGCCGGAGCATATGGTATGTGTGCTGGCAGATCCGGCAGATTTAGGCAAGATTAAAGGCAGGAGAAGACACGGTGTCGATATAAAGGTATTGGAAGCTCCGACCGCCGAATATCCGCTGATAAATGATAAAACGACCTTTTACGTGTGCAGAAATCACAGCTGCCTTCCGCCGACAAATGAGGGGACCAAGGCATTTGAAATAAAGGAGGATGTATGA
- a CDS encoding copper amine oxidase N-terminal domain-containing protein — protein MIKRKIVTGALVLSLILSGAVFAYAEDAPAFQVNGTSVAFNSETGLPYVSETDRTMMPLRACLNAIDCQVDWNQEEKTALLSKGDIKVTIPIGQSTIFVNEKQVKTDCPAVLKNGRTYLPLRAIMESFGYAVDWDNKTRTVHATELTASTINGGTTGIFSRRQLTFDGFDGIEGDVTLPYVNLAEKGDCPYVYFGFDWENDLGNVEGGFQFIEDEAHPGYNKWTVFMRQGASWLNGSNSYLEQGSKHHLKLYAENVSKNQADLVIQLDGREVVRKVSDRADFDKACAKAVVSMAMSKVFDGSNCFSQAKGAKLENVKVSKTGTDSYSDFYGYELYHKWNPSLGKSGMWFGTADCISSYLHYDQDGGVSIYKAN, from the coding sequence ATGATAAAAAGAAAAATTGTAACAGGAGCTCTTGTTTTAAGCTTGATATTATCCGGTGCTGTGTTTGCGTATGCAGAGGATGCGCCTGCATTTCAGGTAAATGGAACCAGTGTAGCATTTAATTCTGAAACAGGGCTCCCTTATGTCAGTGAAACGGATCGAACCATGATGCCCTTAAGAGCATGCCTGAACGCCATAGATTGTCAGGTAGATTGGAATCAAGAAGAAAAAACGGCCTTGCTCAGCAAAGGCGATATAAAAGTAACCATTCCTATAGGACAAAGCACTATTTTTGTAAATGAAAAACAGGTGAAAACGGATTGCCCTGCTGTACTTAAAAATGGCAGAACCTATCTGCCGCTGCGCGCTATAATGGAAAGCTTTGGATACGCAGTGGATTGGGACAATAAAACCAGAACAGTTCATGCTACTGAACTGACTGCTTCTACGATTAATGGCGGAACTACGGGAATCTTTTCACGCAGGCAGCTTACCTTTGATGGGTTTGACGGTATTGAAGGAGATGTGACCCTTCCTTATGTCAACCTTGCGGAGAAAGGAGACTGCCCTTATGTGTATTTTGGATTTGATTGGGAAAATGATTTGGGAAATGTGGAGGGCGGCTTTCAATTTATAGAGGATGAAGCCCATCCCGGTTATAATAAGTGGACCGTGTTCATGCGGCAGGGAGCCTCCTGGCTGAATGGCAGCAATTCTTATTTAGAACAGGGTTCAAAACATCATTTAAAATTATATGCAGAAAATGTGTCAAAAAATCAAGCGGACCTGGTTATTCAACTAGACGGCAGGGAAGTCGTACGAAAGGTTTCAGATCGTGCGGATTTTGATAAAGCCTGTGCCAAAGCAGTGGTATCCATGGCCATGTCAAAGGTCTTTGATGGAAGTAATTGCTTTTCACAAGCCAAAGGAGCGAAATTGGAAAATGTGAAGGTATCAAAAACAGGAACAGATTCTTATTCAGATTTTTATGGGTATGAATTATATCATAAATGGAATCCTTCCCTGGGAAAGTCAGGTATGTGGTTCGGAACGGCGGACTGCATTTCCTCCTACCTTCATTACGACCAGGATGGGGGCGTTTCCATATATAAGGCCAATTGA
- a CDS encoding MerR family transcriptional regulator encodes MEEKEYYSIGEVSKICNISKKALRFYDKIGIISPDKVCDDNNYRFYNRTTLLSLPVIKYYKQMGFKLEEMRELFEGNTYGIIERQFRRKIDELKELEENIHNSYTSVKDWYDLILEAQLVIENDVHEVAVKYIDATTYCFMDQAFEYNYRESIINIEWTNYLESINNEITGPVVLSFPSFKEKMDGTCQKVRIMQEPILEYKEEQVTKMGGYMVASCYHIGSLESIHETYQKICNWADSHGYICTEECYERYVTDYWTTRNEDQFVTEVMIQVTRG; translated from the coding sequence GTGGAGGAAAAGGAATACTACTCCATAGGTGAAGTCAGTAAAATTTGTAATATATCAAAAAAAGCACTAAGATTTTATGACAAAATAGGTATAATCTCTCCTGACAAAGTCTGCGATGATAATAATTATAGATTTTATAACAGGACCACGCTATTATCTTTGCCGGTTATAAAATATTATAAGCAGATGGGTTTTAAGCTGGAAGAAATGCGCGAACTTTTTGAAGGAAATACGTATGGTATTATAGAAAGGCAGTTTCGGCGTAAAATTGATGAGCTGAAGGAGCTGGAAGAAAACATACACAACAGCTATACTTCTGTGAAGGATTGGTATGATCTGATTCTGGAAGCTCAGCTTGTTATCGAAAATGATGTACATGAAGTAGCGGTAAAGTATATCGATGCGACAACGTACTGTTTTATGGATCAAGCTTTTGAATACAATTACAGAGAATCTATCATCAACATAGAGTGGACGAACTATCTAGAAAGTATTAACAATGAAATAACAGGGCCTGTGGTTCTGAGTTTCCCTTCTTTCAAAGAGAAGATGGATGGCACCTGCCAAAAGGTTCGGATCATGCAGGAACCCATTCTGGAATACAAAGAAGAGCAAGTGACTAAGATGGGCGGATACATGGTCGCTTCCTGTTATCACATAGGAAGCCTTGAGAGCATTCATGAAACCTACCAGAAAATTTGTAATTGGGCTGACAGCCACGGATATATCTGTACGGAAGAATGTTATGAGCGGTATGTTACGGACTATTGGACCACCAGAAATGAAGATCAGTTTGTCACAGAAGTGATGATTCAGGTCACCAGAGGATAA
- a CDS encoding DMT family transporter, whose translation MGYLFLAISIVTELIGTTFLAYSEGFTKLKPSIISATAYIICFYVFSKALTMNLHLSVAYATWSAVGLIVTSLISVFLFKEGITLAGIIALAMITIGIVILNLFGTPPQ comes from the coding sequence ATGGGCTATTTATTTTTGGCAATATCCATTGTTACAGAATTGATCGGGACAACGTTTTTGGCGTACTCGGAAGGCTTTACAAAGCTGAAGCCGTCCATCATCAGTGCGACGGCATATATTATTTGCTTTTACGTTTTTTCAAAAGCACTTACCATGAATCTTCATTTAAGTGTTGCTTACGCTACTTGGTCTGCGGTGGGTCTGATCGTAACATCTTTAATCTCCGTTTTTCTTTTCAAAGAGGGGATCACTCTTGCCGGAATCATTGCTCTGGCTATGATTACCATAGGTATTGTTATTTTAAACTTATTTGGAACTCCCCCGCAATAA
- a CDS encoding BMC domain-containing protein, with protein sequence MRYYGEQALGLIETLGMVPALEGADKMLKAADVELVAYENIGSTLVTILVKGDVAAVKAAVEAGAEAASAIGKLTAKNVMPRPIPAVGDIVSVHDIDA encoded by the coding sequence GTGAGATATTATGGTGAACAGGCATTAGGCCTGATTGAAACGCTTGGCATGGTACCTGCACTGGAAGGTGCGGATAAAATGCTGAAAGCTGCGGATGTTGAACTGGTAGCTTATGAAAATATCGGATCGACACTGGTTACAATTTTAGTTAAGGGTGACGTTGCTGCCGTGAAGGCGGCGGTAGAAGCCGGTGCGGAAGCTGCTTCCGCAATCGGAAAGCTGACCGCAAAGAATGTAATGCCTCGTCCAATTCCGGCTGTAGGGGACATCGTATCAGTACATGATATTGATGCCTAG
- a CDS encoding BMC domain-containing protein, with product MANFEALGLVETFGLVFVLEAADAMCKAADVELVGYENTASGYISVLVRGDVGACKTAVAAGVKAVQEMEDGNLYSSVVIARPHQDLEKIIARYSLDKLLG from the coding sequence ATGGCAAATTTTGAAGCTTTAGGCTTAGTTGAAACCTTTGGTTTGGTTTTCGTTTTAGAGGCGGCTGATGCAATGTGTAAGGCAGCTGACGTGGAATTGGTAGGATACGAAAACACAGCATCTGGATACATCTCAGTATTAGTAAGAGGAGACGTAGGAGCATGCAAGACTGCTGTAGCTGCCGGAGTAAAGGCTGTACAGGAAATGGAAGACGGCAATCTTTACAGTTCAGTTGTTATCGCAAGACCGCATCAGGATCTTGAAAAGATCATTGCTCGTTACTCGCTCGACAAATTACTTGGTTAA
- a CDS encoding aldehyde dehydrogenase family protein, translated as MNIIDNDLLSIQESRILAENAREAQKALATFPQEKLDEIVERMAEEIDKHIGELAKMSCDETDYGNWQDKCIKNKFVCEYLRTRLRGMRCVGIIDEDKQNRTMDVGVPMGVIVALCPATSPVSTTIYKALIAIKSGNAIIFSPHPRAKNTIAKTLDILIRAAEGYGLPEGAIAYLHTVTQSGTIELMNHKATSLIMNTGVPAMLNAAYQAGKPVIYGGNGNGPAFIERTADIKQAVCDIITSKTFDNGIVSAAEQSIVVDSCIAAEVKAELQNNGAYFMSEEEAKKLGALFFRFDGSADSEMFGKTAQQLAKKAGFWVPDNVKILISEQKYVSDENPYSKEKLCPVLAYYIEDDWMHACEKCIELLLSERHGHTLVIHSNDEEVIRQFALKKPVGRVLVNTPAVFGSMGATTNLFPAMTLGSGSAGEGMTSDNVSPMNLIYVRKVGYGVRKAEEITKRILAEESDSSCASVCKEEKESENIQLLHSILQKAVEAIQEYK; from the coding sequence ATGAATATTATTGATAATGATTTGCTCTCCATACAAGAATCTCGAATTCTTGCGGAGAATGCACGCGAAGCTCAGAAAGCTCTGGCAACTTTTCCGCAGGAAAAGTTGGATGAGATTGTTGAACGCATGGCGGAAGAAATCGATAAGCACATCGGCGAATTAGCTAAAATGTCCTGTGACGAAACCGATTATGGAAATTGGCAGGACAAATGCATTAAAAATAAATTTGTCTGCGAATATTTACGCACAAGACTTAGAGGCATGCGCTGTGTGGGCATTATCGACGAAGACAAACAAAACAGAACAATGGATGTGGGAGTGCCAATGGGGGTCATCGTAGCGCTTTGTCCTGCGACGAGCCCGGTATCTACTACAATATACAAAGCTTTAATAGCAATTAAATCAGGAAATGCGATTATATTTTCCCCTCATCCGAGAGCAAAAAATACGATTGCAAAAACTCTTGACATTTTAATTCGTGCAGCGGAGGGCTATGGACTGCCGGAAGGGGCTATTGCGTATCTGCATACGGTTACCCAAAGCGGTACGATTGAACTGATGAATCATAAAGCAACCTCTTTAATTATGAACACAGGTGTTCCCGCCATGCTGAATGCAGCATATCAGGCAGGAAAACCCGTTATATATGGAGGAAATGGCAACGGCCCGGCATTTATTGAACGCACAGCAGATATAAAACAAGCAGTATGCGATATTATTACCAGCAAAACTTTTGATAACGGTATTGTATCGGCAGCTGAACAGTCTATTGTGGTAGACAGCTGCATTGCCGCAGAGGTGAAAGCTGAATTACAAAATAACGGTGCTTATTTTATGTCAGAAGAGGAAGCTAAGAAGCTTGGTGCTTTATTCTTCCGTTTTGACGGAAGTGCAGATTCGGAAATGTTTGGTAAAACGGCTCAGCAATTAGCTAAAAAAGCTGGTTTCTGGGTACCTGACAATGTAAAGATCCTTATTTCGGAGCAAAAATATGTTTCGGATGAGAATCCATACTCGAAAGAAAAGCTATGTCCTGTTTTGGCTTACTACATTGAAGACGACTGGATGCATGCCTGTGAAAAGTGTATTGAACTCTTATTGAGTGAGAGACATGGACATACTCTCGTTATTCATTCCAATGACGAAGAGGTAATCCGTCAGTTTGCATTAAAGAAGCCAGTAGGCAGAGTTCTTGTAAACACACCAGCTGTTTTCGGCAGTATGGGTGCGACAACGAATCTGTTCCCTGCTATGACTTTAGGAAGCGGATCGGCAGGAGAAGGGATGACCTCCGATAATGTTTCGCCTATGAATCTGATCTATGTCCGTAAAGTTGGATATGGAGTGCGAAAAGCAGAAGAAATTACCAAGCGTATATTAGCAGAAGAAAGCGATTCCTCTTGTGCATCAGTGTGCAAGGAAGAAAAAGAATCTGAGAATATACAATTGCTTCACAGTATTTTACAAAAAGCTGTAGAAGCAATTCAAGAGTATAAATAG